The following are from one region of the Gemmatimonadota bacterium genome:
- a CDS encoding TonB-dependent receptor plug domain-containing protein has protein sequence MRVHVPHDGAGGAENAPDRGAGPSSACLPLPRLPWRAAALTLLLCAAPAQGQAPPAAPDPPPLDRLVSLRLRNVPLETALENLARAAALRLSFSRDLLPLDRRVSLERERLPAGAALRLLLDGTGVEVSVTRSGQVVLAPGPAPAALAAQVAAGPAWVGGRVVDAVTGVGLAAVEVAAGDSGPRTLTDADGRYQLEIPAGARAQLAVQRFGYSPAFARLPEPADGQRATLDFSLHPLAVSLGALEVVTERQRRTGRRDQTDARITLSAADLSRAQIRRLDELFRGAVPGMVAWNLGASPVLRFGSIRGATSLALNAPKVYVDGVEIANPVYLGSLDPATIERIEVIRGPQGAALFGSDAIGGVVQIVTRKGTPARTPELTVDSRSAGGWLESVAGNRGGWLLDQALTASLAAPHLGMAAGGSLLRLGERAEGGGERRAAFAGLRLAGGPLAAELSARGSVYAWESPVNAVLRANGLR, from the coding sequence GTGCGCGTGCACGTCCCGCACGACGGCGCGGGCGGAGCTGAGAACGCGCCCGACCGGGGCGCGGGGCCATCGAGCGCGTGTCTGCCCCTGCCTCGACTACCCTGGCGGGCGGCGGCGCTCACGCTCCTCCTCTGCGCCGCGCCCGCCCAGGGGCAGGCGCCTCCCGCAGCCCCGGACCCGCCGCCGCTGGACCGACTGGTCTCGCTCCGCCTGCGGAACGTCCCCCTCGAGACGGCCCTCGAGAACCTGGCGCGGGCCGCGGCGTTGCGGCTCTCCTTCAGCCGCGACCTGCTCCCGCTCGACCGGCGCGTCTCGCTCGAGCGCGAGCGCCTGCCCGCCGGCGCAGCCTTGCGCCTACTGCTGGACGGCACCGGCGTCGAGGTCAGCGTCACCCGCAGCGGCCAGGTCGTGCTGGCGCCCGGCCCGGCGCCGGCTGCACTGGCCGCGCAGGTCGCGGCGGGCCCCGCGTGGGTCGGGGGCCGCGTCGTGGATGCGGTGACCGGGGTGGGTCTCGCAGCCGTGGAAGTTGCGGCGGGCGACTCTGGGCCCCGAACCCTGACGGACGCGGACGGGCGTTACCAGCTCGAGATCCCGGCCGGCGCACGCGCGCAACTCGCCGTCCAGCGGTTCGGCTACTCGCCGGCCTTCGCACGACTGCCGGAGCCCGCGGACGGCCAGCGCGCGACGCTCGACTTCTCGCTCCACCCACTGGCCGTCTCGCTCGGCGCGCTGGAGGTGGTCACCGAGCGGCAGCGTCGCACCGGCCGGCGCGACCAGACAGACGCCCGCATTACGCTCAGCGCGGCGGACCTCAGCCGGGCGCAGATCCGCAGGCTGGACGAGCTGTTCCGGGGCGCCGTGCCCGGCATGGTCGCCTGGAACCTGGGCGCCTCGCCCGTGCTCCGCTTCGGCAGCATCCGCGGCGCCACGTCGCTGGCGCTCAACGCGCCCAAGGTATACGTGGACGGCGTCGAGATCGCGAATCCGGTCTACCTGGGCTCGCTCGACCCGGCGACCATCGAGCGCATCGAGGTGATCCGCGGGCCGCAGGGCGCGGCGCTCTTCGGCTCCGATGCGATCGGCGGGGTCGTGCAGATCGTGACGCGCAAGGGGACGCCGGCCCGGACGCCGGAACTCACAGTGGACAGCCGCAGCGCGGGCGGGTGGCTCGAGTCGGTGGCCGGCAACCGCGGCGGCTGGCTGCTGGACCAGGCGCTCACTGCCTCCCTGGCCGCGCCCCACCTGGGCATGGCCGCCGGCGGGTCGCTCCTGCGCCTGGGCGAGCGGGCAGAGGGCGGCGGCGAGCGGCGAGCGGCCTTTGCCGGGCTGCGGCTGGCCGGCGGGCCCCTGGCCGCGGAACTGTCGGCGCGGGGAAGCGTGTACGCCTGGGAGTCTCCCGTGAACGCGGTGCTGCGCGCCAACGGGCTGCGCT
- a CDS encoding FecR domain-containing protein — MSDEMDWDRLGRYLAGECSAAEAAAFERWVDERPERRRLVDSMQELWQAGLAPGEEPGAATAVEAAWDRVARRMAGVEPAPPRVLPFRRAAAVARRLPRARTALAAAAVLALAVAGTLLWRERLESPAPRLLATATGERQAFLLDDGTHVMLGASSRLEVPGRFGRGQRTVVLEGEALFDATHEVAAPFTVHAGGAAARDLGTRFVVRSLGGLGGAVEVVVAEGAVALRLRGGPAGRGLTLRAGDLGRLAASGRAEIVHGVDLERELAWTRGELVFQDTPLSVVAVQLRRWYGLEVHIADPRLASRRLTAVFRNEPVAEVLEVIARAAGAEYRRAGGRYELSAARNAGAAERNGEAARTLP, encoded by the coding sequence ATGAGCGACGAAATGGATTGGGACCGCCTGGGACGCTACCTTGCCGGCGAATGCTCCGCCGCGGAAGCGGCAGCTTTCGAGCGCTGGGTTGACGAGCGCCCGGAGCGCCGGCGCCTGGTGGATTCCATGCAAGAGCTGTGGCAGGCCGGCCTCGCGCCGGGCGAAGAGCCCGGCGCCGCGACAGCGGTGGAGGCCGCCTGGGACCGGGTCGCCCGGCGGATGGCGGGAGTCGAGCCCGCTCCCCCTCGCGTGCTCCCCTTCCGCCGCGCCGCAGCCGTGGCGCGGCGTTTGCCCCGGGCACGCACCGCGCTCGCCGCGGCCGCCGTGCTCGCCCTGGCCGTCGCCGGGACGCTGCTCTGGCGCGAGCGGCTCGAGTCGCCGGCGCCGCGGCTGCTGGCGACAGCCACTGGCGAGCGGCAAGCTTTCCTGCTGGATGATGGAACCCACGTGATGCTGGGCGCCAGCAGCCGCCTCGAGGTACCCGGCCGCTTCGGCCGCGGCCAGCGGACCGTCGTGCTGGAAGGCGAGGCGCTGTTCGACGCGACGCATGAGGTGGCGGCGCCATTCACGGTGCACGCCGGCGGGGCGGCCGCCCGGGACCTGGGCACGCGCTTTGTCGTCCGATCGCTTGGAGGATTGGGCGGCGCGGTCGAGGTGGTGGTAGCCGAGGGCGCGGTCGCGCTCCGCCTCCGGGGCGGCCCGGCGGGCCGTGGCCTCACGCTCCGCGCCGGCGACCTGGGCCGCCTCGCCGCGTCCGGCCGCGCCGAGATCGTGCACGGCGTGGACCTCGAGCGGGAGCTGGCCTGGACACGCGGCGAACTGGTGTTCCAGGACACACCCCTGAGCGTCGTCGCCGTCCAGCTCCGCCGCTGGTACGGCCTGGAGGTGCACATTGCCGATCCGCGCCTGGCCTCGCGTCGCCTGACCGCCGTGTTCCGCAACGAGCCGGTGGCAGAAGTGCTCGAAGTGATTGCGCGCGCGGCGGGCGCGGAGTACCGTCGCGCAGGCGGCCGCTACGAGCTCTCCGCCGCCCGCAACGCTGGGGCGGCCGAGCGCAACGGCGAGGCGGCCAGGACGCTCCCCTGA
- a CDS encoding RNA polymerase sigma-70 factor, translating to MRSPDDTQRIQRLRAGDAAAFEATFREHYLALVRFVRGYVGSSAVAEELVQETFLRLWAARERLDPRGSLRAYIYQAARNQALNHLRHERIERSGEARLEREAPAAAAADPPDRPREEELAAAVAQAVAALPERCRLVFQLSRDHGLSYAEIARALGISVKTVETQMGRALQALRHSLERYRP from the coding sequence ATGCGCTCCCCGGACGACACTCAACGGATCCAGCGCCTGCGGGCCGGCGATGCCGCAGCCTTCGAGGCGACCTTCCGCGAGCATTACCTCGCGCTCGTGAGGTTCGTGCGCGGCTACGTCGGCTCGAGCGCCGTGGCCGAGGAACTGGTGCAGGAGACGTTCCTCCGCCTCTGGGCGGCGCGGGAGCGCCTGGATCCGCGGGGCTCCCTGCGGGCCTACATCTACCAGGCGGCTCGCAACCAGGCCCTCAATCACCTGCGGCACGAGCGCATCGAGCGCAGCGGAGAAGCCCGCCTGGAGCGCGAGGCGCCCGCCGCTGCTGCCGCAGACCCGCCCGACCGGCCGCGGGAGGAAGAGCTCGCCGCGGCTGTTGCGCAGGCCGTGGCCGCACTGCCCGAGCGCTGCCGCCTGGTTTTCCAGCTCAGTCGGGATCATGGATTGAGCTACGCCGAGATCGCCCGGGCGCTCGGCATCTCGGTGAAGACCGTCGAGACCCAGATGGGCCGGGCGCTCCAGGCCCTGCGCCACAGCCTGGAGCGCTACCGCCCTTGA